The following coding sequences lie in one Pseudarthrobacter phenanthrenivorans Sphe3 genomic window:
- a CDS encoding 2'-5' RNA ligase family protein, translating to MNSQGGPAGRRAEAVTPVSRPEDISVGVILGFPPGIAEELQRWRASFGDPLADIVPAHITLVTTTPTRDWEATLEHVREVARRQKPFTVTIAGTGTFRPVSPVVFINVEDGFDHCVDLHEKLQQGPLHRELPFAYHPHVTIAHDVAPESLDEAETVLRNYRATFPVVSMGLYEHDADGIWQLREELDFGTQTDNDGGS from the coding sequence GTGAACTCACAGGGAGGACCTGCGGGCCGCCGTGCCGAGGCCGTCACCCCGGTTTCCCGCCCGGAGGACATCAGCGTGGGCGTGATCCTTGGCTTTCCTCCCGGAATCGCGGAGGAACTGCAGCGTTGGCGGGCCTCCTTTGGCGACCCCCTGGCCGACATCGTTCCAGCCCACATCACCCTGGTGACCACCACCCCCACCCGCGACTGGGAGGCTACCCTGGAGCACGTCCGCGAGGTGGCCCGGCGGCAAAAGCCTTTCACTGTCACCATCGCAGGCACCGGAACGTTCCGCCCGGTGTCGCCGGTGGTCTTTATTAACGTGGAGGACGGGTTCGACCACTGCGTTGACCTGCACGAAAAACTCCAGCAGGGCCCCCTTCACCGCGAACTGCCGTTTGCCTACCACCCCCACGTCACCATTGCCCATGACGTGGCCCCGGAAAGCCTCGACGAAGCCGAAACGGTGCTGAGGAACTATAGGGCCACCTTCCCGGTGGTTAGCATGGGACTTTACGAGCATGATGCCGACGGCATCTGGCAGCTACGGGAAGAGCTGGACTTTGGGACCCAAACTGACAACGACGGCGGCAGCTGA